One Camelina sativa cultivar DH55 chromosome 3, Cs, whole genome shotgun sequence genomic window carries:
- the LOC104775947 gene encoding protein REVEILLE 7-like, whose translation MAAAEDRSEEELSSNVEYGSCNSNEGTNPETTSHWTENVRKVRKPYTVTKQREKWSEEEHDRFLEAIKLFGRGWRQIQEHIGTKTAVQIRSHAQKFFSKMTHEADTISERSNKAVVIPPPRPKRKPAHPYPRKSPVPYSQSPPSNLSAMEKGTKSPTSVLSSFASEDQNNRCSSPNSSTSDIQSIGVTSINKTNYQATSKQFLLKEVAVNGSTPMSSIVLFGKIVLVTEDSHKPSSYTDDNDRKSVTGKQNHCSGIKDSTLHIDSRHVDTDLSLGIWETSCTGSNAFGSVTEMSENLEKNAEKRLSFLEKQGSCDPPASGFRPYKRCLSEREVTSSLSLVTSEEQKSRRRARVCS comes from the exons atgGCCGCCGCTGAG GATCGAAGTGAGGAGGAGCTAAGCAGCAATGTTGAATATGGAAGTTGCAATTCCAATGAAGGAACTAATCCTGAAACCACCAGTCATTGGACTGAGAACGTTCGCAAG GTTAGGAAACCGTACACAGTAACTAAGCAGAGAGAGAAGTGGAGTGAGGAAGAGCATGACAGGTTTCTTGAAGCTATTAAGCTTTTTGGTCGTGGTTGGCGTCAAATCCAAG AACACATAGGTACGAAAACCGCTGTACAGATTCGAAGCCATGCTCAAAAGTTTTTCTCCAAG ATGACTCATGAAGCTGATACTATAAGTGAAAGATCGAATAAGGCCGTTGTGATCCCGCCTCCTCGTCCAAAGCGGAAACCGGCACATCCTTATCCTCGCAAATCCCCTGTTCCATATTCTCAGTCTCCTCCATCTAATTTGTCAGCTATGGAGAAAGGAACTAAGTCTCCAACCTCAGTGCTATCATCTTTTGCTTCAGAGGATCAAAACAACAGATGCTCTTCGCCTAACTCGTCCACCAGTGACATCCAATCCATTGGTGTAACTTCCATTAATAAAACGAATTACCAAGCAACATCCAAGCAGTTCCTTCTCAAAGAGGTTGCTGTCAATGGTTCTACACCAATGTCAAGCATTGTGCTTTTCGGGAAGATTGTTCTTGTCACGGAAGACTCTCACAAACCATCCTCTTACACAGATGATAATGATCGTAAATCAGTGACTGGGAAACAGAATCACTGCTCTGGGATCAAGGATTCGACATTGCACATTGATTCGAGGCATGTTGACACTGATCTATCTCTTGGAATTTGGGAAACGTCTTGTACCGGTTCTAATGCCTTTGGCTCGGTTACAGAAATGTCAGAGAACTTGGAGAAGAATGCTGAGAAACGGTTAAGCTTCTTAGAAAAACAAGGATCCTGTGATCCTCCTGCAAGCGGGTTCAGGCCCTACAAGAGATGCCTATCAGAAAGAGAAGTTACATCATCGTTGTCACTGGTAACTTCAGAAGAACAGAAAAGCCGAAGAAGGGCACGCGTATGCTCCTAG
- the LOC104778769 gene encoding LOW QUALITY PROTEIN: probable endo-1,3(4)-beta-glucanase ARB_01444 (The sequence of the model RefSeq protein was modified relative to this genomic sequence to represent the inferred CDS: inserted 1 base in 1 codon) encodes GAARLALIAEEVCYHDVIPKITTYLKNMIEPWLDGSFKANGFLYDPKWGGLVTKLGSKDSHADFGFGMYNDHHYHVGYFLYAIAVLGKLDPLWGERYRAQAYSLMGDFMTLGEKGDHSNSNSSYPRLRNFDLFKLHSWAGGLTEXWDGRNQESTSEAVNAYYSAALLALAYGDTHLVETASTIMTLEIHAAKMWWQVKEGDAMYPKDFTAENRVVGVLWSTKRDSSLWFGPKEWKECRLGIQLLPILPVSEILFSDVQFVKELVKWALPALHRNDVGEGWKGFVYALESLYDKKGAIKKIQKLNKFDDGNSLSNLLWWVNSRD; translated from the exons GGAGCAGCGAGGTTGGCTTTAATAGCGGAAGAAGTTTGCTATCACGATGTGATTCCGAAGATTACAACTTACCTGAAGAATATGATTGAGCCGTGGTTAGATGGGAGTTTTAAAGCAAACGGGTTTCTGTATGATCCTAAATGGGGAGGTTTGGTCACGAAGCTAGGATCAAAAGATTCACATGCTGATTTTGGGTTCGGTATGTATAACGATCATCATTATCATGTAGGGTACTTTCTCTACGCTATTGCCGTGCTTGGTAAGTTAGATCCTTTGTGGGGAGAGAGATACAGAGCTCAAGCGTACAGTCTAATGGGGGATTTCATGACATTGGGGGAAAAAGGTGatcattcaaattcaaattctagTTATCCCCGTTTAAGAAATTTTGATCTTTTCAAGTTACACTCTTGGGCTGGAGGGTTAACGG TTTGGGACGGAAGAAATCAAGAGAGCACGAGTGAGGCCGTAAACGCTTATTACTCCGCCGCTTTGTTAGCGCTAGCTTACGGGGACACACATCTGGTGGAGACGGCTTCAACGATCATGACGCTTGAGATACACGCCGCGAAGATGTGGTGGCAG GTGAAGGAAGGTGACGCTATGTATCCTAAAGATTTCACGGCTGAGAATCGTGTGGTTGGTGTTTTATGGTCTACAAAGCGAGACAGTAGCCTATGGTTCGGGCCTAAGGAGTGGAAAGAGTGTAGGCTCGGGATACAGCTCTTACCGATACTTCCGGTGTCGGAAATTCTCTTCTCAGATGTACAATTCGTGAAGGAGCTCGTGAAGTGGGCTTTGCCTGCGTTGCATAGAAACGACGTCGGAGAAGGCTGGAAAGGATTCGTATATGCTCTGGAAAGTCTTTACGACAAAAAAGGCGCTATTAAGAAGATTCAGaaattaaataagtttgatGATGGAAACTCTTTGAGTAATCTATTGTGGTGGGTTAACAGTAGAGACTGA
- the LOC104775946 gene encoding mitochondrial import inner membrane translocase subunit TIM22-4 translates to MADSSPEPTGAPATPAPVGSDENVTQIQPIRMPTIEEIRAQEVWNNCAVRAVTSGVMGGGLGLMMGLFLGALDNPITNDTMTARQQFVFTAKQMGQRSWNSCKTFAVMGLVFSAAECIVEKARAKHDTTNTAIAGCVTGGSMSARGGPKAACIGCAGFATFSVLIEKFFDRHT, encoded by the exons ATGGCGGATTCAAGTCCTGAACCAACCGGTGCGCCCGCTACTCCGGCCCCCGTGGGCTCTGATGAGAACGTTACCCAGATTCAGCCGATCCGGATGCCAACCATCGAGGAGATCCGAGCTCAAGAGGTTTGGAACAACTGCGCCGTTCGTGCTGTTACTAGTGGAGTTATGG GAGGAGGTCTTGGGTTGATGATGGGTCTGTTCTTGGGGGCATTGGATAATCCTATAACGAATGATACGATGACGGCTAGGCAGCAGTTTGtgttcacagcaaaacaaatggGGCAAAGGAGTTGGAATTCCTGCAAGACATTTGCGGTTATGGGTTTGGTTTTCTCAGCAGCGGAATGCATTGTCGAGAAG GCAAGGGCGAAGCATGATACGACAAACACCGCTATAGCTGGATGTGTGACCGGTGGTTCAATGTCCGCTAGAG GTGGGCCAAAAGCTGCGTGTATAGGTTGCGCTGGCTTTGCAACCTTCTCTGTACTCATAGAGAAGTTCTTTGATAGGCATACATAA